The Silvanigrella paludirubra genome contains a region encoding:
- a CDS encoding substrate-binding periplasmic protein: protein MKYFIFLLFLNFILIQKIYSQNFDDLKIYTENNPPYVTVDDKNQISGHVGNKVLKILKKTNINSNRIEILPWARALLDAKKRKNVMIFPFVKTKERNGIFNFAILAYKQSLNFYKLKTSKDIQVKNLEDAKKYSTCVVRNDYKHEHLLSENFTNFEETTHQNVNVQKFLNHRCDLIISAEEGLVAKLKEFNTDINTVEKVLEVKNFDANIYIAFSPGTDQDIIDAFINADK, encoded by the coding sequence ATGAAATATTTTATTTTTTTGCTGTTTTTGAATTTTATTTTAATACAAAAAATTTATTCACAAAATTTTGATGATCTCAAGATATATACAGAAAATAATCCACCTTATGTTACGGTTGATGATAAAAATCAAATTTCAGGTCACGTTGGAAATAAAGTTTTAAAAATTCTTAAAAAGACAAATATTAATTCAAATCGTATTGAGATTTTACCATGGGCAAGAGCCTTGTTAGACGCCAAAAAAAGAAAAAATGTTATGATTTTTCCATTTGTGAAAACAAAAGAAAGAAATGGAATATTCAATTTTGCTATTTTAGCTTACAAACAATCCTTAAATTTTTATAAATTAAAAACATCTAAAGATATACAAGTTAAGAATTTGGAAGATGCAAAAAAATATTCAACATGCGTTGTTAGAAATGATTATAAACACGAGCATTTATTATCTGAAAATTTCACAAATTTTGAAGAGACAACACATCAAAATGTAAATGTACAAAAATTTTTAAACCATAGATGTGATTTAATTATTTCTGCTGAAGAAGGTCTTGTTGCTAAATTAAAAGAGTTTAATACAGATATAAATACAGTTGAAAAAGTATTAGAAGTGAAAAACTTTGATGCGAATATATATATTGCTTTTAGTCCAGGAACAGATCAAGATATTATTGATGCTTTTATTAATGCTGATAAATAA
- a CDS encoding alpha/beta fold hydrolase: protein MLYNNLFIEEIKKENLDQNVEKSISRYNEVIIPFYKSKGVSELFNGVGDITIACRTFHSPNAIAKIILCTGYNESYLKYSELIMNLCEMGFSVYCYDHRGQGFSSRFPDQEKKGFVDKFENYVDDLCYFFEQVSSNNHQLPIFIIAHSMGGAICSLAISEKKINPNAVILCAPMFEIMLAPYHFFELPIYLLSAFLCKLKLEKEYVFGQTDCIPFRPFENNDVTHCKSRYTVWRKHISEIEDMQLGGPTFLWMKESIKASRRARKLSKQNNIPILLLQAENDTVVRNSAQDFFHKNSTNTEKVILECAKHEILMEIDFIRNKALESIKNFILQKIPR from the coding sequence GTGCTTTATAATAACTTATTTATTGAAGAAATAAAAAAAGAAAATTTAGATCAAAATGTAGAAAAAAGTATTTCTAGATATAATGAAGTTATTATTCCATTTTATAAATCAAAAGGCGTCTCCGAACTATTTAACGGAGTTGGCGATATCACAATAGCCTGTAGAACATTTCATTCACCAAATGCTATTGCAAAAATAATTTTATGCACTGGCTATAATGAATCTTATTTAAAATATTCAGAACTTATCATGAATCTCTGCGAAATGGGATTTTCAGTTTATTGTTACGATCATAGAGGACAAGGATTTTCAAGTCGATTTCCTGATCAAGAAAAAAAAGGATTTGTAGATAAATTTGAAAATTATGTTGATGATCTTTGCTATTTTTTTGAACAGGTATCTAGCAATAATCATCAATTGCCTATTTTTATTATAGCTCATTCTATGGGAGGAGCAATTTGTTCTCTAGCCATTAGTGAAAAAAAGATAAATCCAAATGCTGTTATTCTATGCGCTCCTATGTTTGAAATTATGTTAGCTCCCTATCATTTTTTTGAACTTCCTATTTATCTTTTATCAGCATTTTTATGTAAATTAAAATTAGAAAAAGAATATGTTTTTGGTCAGACAGATTGTATTCCATTTAGACCTTTTGAAAATAATGATGTGACTCATTGTAAATCAAGATACACTGTCTGGAGAAAACACATCTCTGAAATTGAAGATATGCAATTAGGTGGTCCAACATTTTTATGGATGAAAGAATCAATTAAAGCTTCACGCAGAGCACGCAAACTAAGTAAACAAAATAATATACCTATATTGCTTCTACAAGCCGAAAATGACACTGTAGTAAGAAACTCAGCGCAAGATTTTTTTCATAAAAATAGCACTAATACTGAAAAAGTTATATTGGAGTGTGCTAAACATGAAATTTTAATGGAAATAGATTTTATAAGAAACAAAGCCTTAGAAAGCATAAAAAATTTTATTTTGCAAAAAATTCCTAGATAG